One Primulina eburnea isolate SZY01 chromosome 4, ASM2296580v1, whole genome shotgun sequence genomic window, ATATAAAGGTTTCCTAACTCTGAGGTTCCCTCCTCAGAAAGCATCCTTCACCAATGAAAAAATGGACCATATGGCAAAACTTGACAAtgacaatataatattatttacttataaaaattattttgttccgaCTTAGTTACATCAAAGTCAAATTTTATGTATAACCCTGAAAATAAGTATTGATAACAAATAATGTCTTATCAAACTCAAAGTGGAAGGTGACAAAGTTGGCGAGGAGGGGGAAGAATACATGAGGCGACCCTAAAAGAGAATGGATCTGCCATGGAATTTGCACAAGTTGGATGGTGTTAAAGGCGGAGACGAAGAATTATTTTCCCCCCTAACATCGTGTTTTTAATAAATAACAATCTCGCCCGTATGTAGGGGTGAGCAAGATAtcggttaaaccgaattaaccgaccgaaccgagcaaattcggaaattcggttcggttatttcggaaattcggttttcaaattaaaaaaattcggttatatcggttaattcggttcggttacggttttcaaaattttaaaatcggttaaccgaattaaccgatataataaatattattatttaataaatttttttatttatcaatttttataaatattttaatttttaattttaaaatcgatataatatgtattaattgtgtccaaataaaacttatatatttgtgatgtgtGCGAGTTTATGTTTGTATACATTTGTGTAAATTATAgtgttaaaaaaatttacaaatataattaaaattaaatcacaaattttttttaaactaccgaccgaattaaccgattttcattcggttcggttttcatcggttatgaaaaataattcggtcggttcggttattgctaaatatttcggttcagttcggttatggctaattcggttcggtcggtaaccgaattaaccgaatactCACCCCTACCCGTATGGGCTTAGCTCAGTTGGTCAGTAGCAGTGAATCTTAGAGCAATAACCAgggatcgagtctcgcaagcggcagtgtgggagttaaattccctccaatgagggggagctccttgtgcgcggcgtagcataaggtctagctgctgctggttggctgagtcaccatgatttacctcctctcacattcCTGTCGGACCGAGAATGAGGGGCgcctaaggtgagcgatttcaccttttggagcAATAAATAACAATCTCATTTGGAACTCAATTCATTTAGTCCAAACTAATTACCGAGTACTACCAAAGAGAAGCCAAAACTTAGGGGTGTAAAAATTCGACACGATCCACCAACCCAACACGGTTCAGCTTGAAAAAATAAGTTTTGAGTTTGGGGTTTTCGGGTTCGGATCAGATAGGGTTAATTCCGATAGCTGACCCAAAAAAATGATCGGGTTGAGTTGGGTTCGGGTTGACCCGAGTTAaccataaaatttaatttttaaaaatatatataattaataaatattgcctatatttttatatatatattttatgtatgaaaaactatttattgtatatttatatcatgaattttcataatttaatatttattttgaatattttttattttttaaataattgtttatttaatttagtaaatatactttatttttctaCGATTAGATTTTcagatttaaataatatatataagggagattttgttattatgtgtttagattttcagatttaaataataataataataattttaaaaaaaattcaaatcggGTTATAAAGGGTGACGAGTTgatcgggttgattcgggttcaGGTTCGAGTTGAATTTTTTTGGTTTGCTCGGGTTGGGCAATTTTTGAATAGTACTATTGTtcaacccgacccaacccacccGAGTTGACACCTCTACCCGAACTAACATCagttatataatatttatttcaaCAAGTTATAAATAGATACATACAACGGTTATATAATATGTGTGAGCGTTAGTGTGAGTCATTAGTAAATTTACAAATAAAACAGTGTAGgctatattccaaatcaagtgattcaaatacaaataatattttaatttaattcaaataaacTCAGTTTCATCTGCTATCCAAGTGGGGAATGATTTTGAGGATATTAACTTGTGTAAAGTTGAAGATCAAGGACAAATAGAATTATAACATAATGGAAAACAAAAAACTCATTTCAATGTCAATCAAGTTAAATGAAATTTTATGCAAAAGCATAACTACTTTAAAAAcgtaataatatatatactaatattacacttttatttttattttttcaaatttgaacacacacttttatttttatttttttttatttcaacctttcaaatattaatttagtccctccataatttgtcaaatttaactttaattcatcaataatgataaaaaaaattttattcacACGCATCACGTGTGCAAAATAACTAGTGTTTAAAATGTTTGCGAGTCCAATTTGGATTAGACCCGCCAAGTTTTTGGGTGGGACGAGATGAGGTCGGTCGATTCTTTCAGGCCATGcacaataagaaaaatatttcctTCAAATATTTGTGGACCTCATAATCCACATCATCAATCAAATATTTCTCTACTTAAATATCTCATATTTCAATATCAAATATTCACACCAATCAAATATTTATAGGTCTCACTGTCACTTTAAttaatgttttattttcatttaaataaaatcatttaaccACTTTAATTACTTTCAGCTATATATATTACAGATCATTGTCACAAATTAATacatgatttaaaaatataaatttcaaaCCACATCACATGTTCAATCTTTTAAAAAACcacacacaaaataaaatcaCACTAAAATACAtgaatttaaaacataaattgCAAACCacacacataataaaaacatgaCATCAAATACAAATTACAAACAACATTACATGTTCAAATCCCAACGTTCAAAACCCAACGTTCTTAATTGATCAGAGAAAATAAAATTGTGCAGAAAAAACTTCTCAAGTCTTGGGTATTGGTCGACCAAAACCAACAATTATTGGTCGACCACATTGGTGACCAATTGTTTGGTCGACCAAAACAATTGGTGACCACTTGATCGACCAAAAATGGTATGGTCAACCAATGTTTTGTTCTGGTCGACCAATGATTCCATTTAATTGCTCACTACAGGGGTCTGACGCGCGAGTACAATGTACGCACGTGTCTCAAGTCAGCGTGAAACTCACGCTGGCTtgaagaaattaaaaaaaaaaattgaaataccCGGTTACAAATTTGTAACCGGGTAAAAATTAGGCACAAACTCCTAGACGCTCCAATGGTGAATATTGAGTATTTGGAGTTATTTTGATGACATGGCACAAAAAATATCCACTGTTGTGGGTGCCCTCATAGTGGAATGAGTTCTGGGATCGGCCAAATCTATCCAAGATCTATCCCGTTATCATCTCTAAACATGACAAGACAACCAAAAGCTCTTGAGTTGTTTTTGGTATTTGGTACACCTAATTAAATTAAGATTTAAAACATCAATAAAACTATGATGAATATTGGTAAACATCAAAATATTACTTATAATAGTCACTAAAATGATGAACATCAAACTTTTTTTCTATGGCTTTACTCAAACTTAAAAGAATGTATCTACCATTATATTTTCCGCTTTACGATATATTGTGTTTGGATTTGGATcgtatgatttagatttgacAGATATTTGaaagataaatttgaaatgactACACATTTGAGTAGATTTAAAATTCACGATGACATTCTTCTTTAAAAAGTCGAAAAAcgtattattatattaaaaaaagttattgtttatttaatattttagaaaatatgaagaattaaaaatataaaaatacaaaattcGAAACTGTAACCcaaaataaatcaaatcatGTTATTAATGCAAACATTTAAAGAAATGTTATTTacactctattttttttttttaaaaatattttttttaaaaaaaaatacactccACATTTTTTTTCTTACTCTAAAATGTCTAATATGTTCTCAAacgattatttaaaatattgatataaatatacaagtcttttacactatttttattttattaacataAGAAAATATAAACTAACTTACAAAAACTTTTATGACACCGTCTCATAAATcaatttgtgagacatatcttctCATCGatctaatttataaaaaaatattcttttatgtcaaaattattattattcactCAAGACATAAACCGAGTCAACTCATCCCATGAATATagacatgtgagatcgtctcacagaaAACTTACTCAAACTAATttagatataaaaaaaaaatctacagATTTTTCATAAATATGTTGACAAATAGTttaatgagattattgatttataacgttttttttaaatatcgtAACACATTATTGTAAAATAATAatgttaatattttttcttcaaaaatatatTGTAGTGAATTTCAAGAGAACTTCTTtcttttcaattaattatttttattcataatactgatttatttaatttaatgaatTACAAGGGAATtgtaaatacttaaattttggGGTGGGGGGAAAGTCCTCAATCTTCTAGAAGCTATGTAGAACGCTTGAGAACTTTCCCAAGAATGATAGATTCTTCCCGAGTTATCCTTCCCACCTCACTTTATAAGCACGGCCGCTCACCATTTTTATTCCAAACTTCATCACCAGAATACCCAAATTTCTCCATTTTCTGAGCAAATTTTAACAAGATTTTTGTAATGGCTTCATCACTCGTTCTCCGAAAAGTCTCCGGCGGTGTCCCTGTTCACTTGGCCAGATTACTGCGACCATCGTCGGTTGCTCCCACCGCCGTGCACGGCAAATGCTATCTGAGCACTGAAACTGACGTGACTCCTCATGCCAACGAGAATAGGCGGGTTGACGTTGATAGGAGCTCCGGCTCTTCCGTTGGTCGTCGCGGCGAATCTTTCTCAGGTATGTTTCTGTTCCCACCTTGTGcaatgaatttattatttaggtTTCAACTATAATAATCTTGTGTCCATTTTAGATATCTTCAATCCATTCTCTACGATAAGAGGCTTGAGCCAAATGTTGAACATGATGGATCGGTTCATGGGGAACCCCTTCGATTCGGGTTTCGATCGAGCGGGATGGGTGGACTCGTGGGAGGACGACGCTTCCCTTTACCTTCGGCTCGACATGCCAGGGCTGGACAAGGAGCAAGTGAAGGTGTGGGTGGAGCAGAACACATTGGTGATCAAAGGGGAAGGCAGCAAAGTCGCAGAGGATGGGAATGAACATAGGAGACGATACTACAGAAGAATGGATCTGCCATGGAATATGTACAAGCTGGATGGCGTAAAGGCGGAGATGAAGAACGGGGTGTTGAAGGTGGTGGTGCCCAAACTGACCGGAGAAGATAGGAAAGATGCGATTCAAGTGTGTGTCGACTGAGCCTTTCGTTGCATATGTTTGTGTGTTGTTTTGTATAATAAATACTTGGGTGGGTGTGTCCTAAATACAAATGTAGGGCTTTTTAATTGTTTACTGTATATATGTTAAAAGATTAATaaaataagataaaaaaaaaaatttaacaaattaaTGTGTCACGTCATAAAAAAAGCAAGTCACGTCATCTCCAATGGCGTGACTtgctaaattaattttttttaaaaaagcaaGTCACGCCATCTCTAATGGCGTGACTtgcttaattttaatttttttttaaatatgtgaCGCCTAGTATATAGGTGTGActtgttgaattttttttaaaataattgttgGACGTTTGGGATAAAGAACTGTTGCATGTGAAATACTGACAAACCTTGTAATCAATAATgcatacatatttttttttcttttacaaaaaagacgataaaaaaatttgaattaaaatttgcGTGATAAAGTGATCTGATGTATCAAATCAATAATGCATAcatctttattttcttttacaAAGAAGacgataaaaaaatttgaattaaaatttgcGTGATAAAGTGATGTGATGTATCACTGATAACTTTTAACATGGTGTGTTTTTTATCTGATGAAAATTTGTTTATATATGTTTGCCCTCGGTGCAAATGTATTATTCTTGTGCTTCTATCATTCTTCGTTTCTCTGCATTTAAATGCATCGTTATTGTGCATTCCTTTAAATGCATCGTTATTGTGCATTCCTGTAGATTTTGGTTCGATgtttgatcaaataattgcaGCACATGAGGTCTGTATGTTTTAAATTAAGTTTGTGGTTTAATATTTGATTAAaatctttaatttatttatttgtgattatatatttacagataaaattttgattttgaactTCTATTTGAGGTACGCGttgatataaatt contains:
- the LOC140829877 gene encoding heat shock 22 kDa protein, mitochondrial-like codes for the protein MASSLVLRKVSGGVPVHLARLLRPSSVAPTAVHGKCYLSTETDVTPHANENRRVDVDRSSGSSVGRRGESFSDIFNPFSTIRGLSQMLNMMDRFMGNPFDSGFDRAGWVDSWEDDASLYLRLDMPGLDKEQVKVWVEQNTLVIKGEGSKVAEDGNEHRRRYYRRMDLPWNMYKLDGVKAEMKNGVLKVVVPKLTGEDRKDAIQVCVD